The Rhodococcus antarcticus DNA segment GACCACGGCGCCATCCTGCCCGCTCCCGCGCCGCTGTCGGTGGTGCTGGGTAGGGTTCGATCCCGAGCACCACACGCGAGTGACGAGATGTGAGCAGGGAGTCGACGATGGCCCAGGAGCAGACCACGCGCACCGGTGGCGGCGGGGACGACGACGCGGTCGGCAGCGACGGCTCGGCCGGCCAGGAGCGTCGGGAGAAGATGGCCGAGGAGACCGACGACCTGCTCGACGAGATCGACGACGTGCTCGAGGAGAACGCGGAGGACTTCGTCAAGGCCTACGTGCAGAAGGGCGGGCAGTAGTCCTGCCCGCCCTGGTCCCGTCCGCCCCCGGAGCCCCGGACACGTCCTCGTTCACCGACTACCTCCGCCGGACCGCGCCCGAGATGCTGCCGGGTCGGCGCGAGGGCACCGGCGTCGCGCACGAGGGACTCGCGCCGCACGGCACCACCATCGTGGCGCTGACGTACTCGGGCGGGGTCCTCATCGCCGG contains these protein-coding regions:
- a CDS encoding ubiquitin-like protein Pup, which encodes MAQEQTTRTGGGGDDDAVGSDGSAGQERREKMAEETDDLLDEIDDVLEENAEDFVKAYVQKGGQ